The proteins below come from a single Aphanothece sacrum FPU1 genomic window:
- the rpsT gene encoding 30S ribosomal protein S20, whose protein sequence is MANSKSAIKRIDIAERNRVRNKNYKSAVRTLMKKYFQAVETYAASPTPDNLTVVQQSMSAAYSKIDKAVKTKVLHRNNGDRKKSRLARVLKTVAVAS, encoded by the coding sequence GTGGCTAACTCAAAGTCTGCAATTAAACGTATTGATATCGCCGAACGTAACCGAGTCCGTAACAAAAACTACAAGTCGGCGGTAAGAACCCTCATGAAAAAATATTTCCAAGCCGTTGAAACTTATGCGGCTAGTCCAACCCCAGATAATCTGACAGTGGTTCAGCAATCTATGTCAGCAGCTTATAGCAAAATTGACAAAGCTGTCAAAACCAAAGTCTTACACCGTAACAATGGCGATCGCAAGAAGTCCCGTCTAGCAAGGGTACTCAAAACAGTAGCCGTAGCTTCTTAA
- a CDS encoding DNA-directed RNA polymerase subunit beta', whose protein sequence is MTFYNHIVDKGRLKKLIAWTYRNYGSARSAQMADFLKDLGFRFATKAGVSISIDDLKIPSSKRALLDSAEQEIRTTQERYARGEITEVERFQKVIDTWNSTSEELKDEVIRNFQETDPLNSVYMMAFSGARGNMSQVRQLVGMRGLMADPQGEIIDLPIKTNFREGLTVTEYIISSYGARKGLVDTALRTADSGYLTRRLVDVAQDVIIREVDCGTSRSLKVTAMKDGDRVKIPLVDRLLGRVLAEDIVVDGQILAKRNQSIDPELAVAISEKVDEVMVRSPLTCEAARSVCQTCYGWSLAVGKQVDLGEAVGIIAAQSIGEPGTQLTMRTFHTGGVFTGEVARQEKAPDIGKVKWGKGLSTRKVRTRHGDDAFAVEVAGDLTWVSTTGEKSTTYSVTPGSLLFVDNGQSVIKDQLLAEVTSAKVAKSTERATKDVSTNLAGEIFFANLVAEEKTDRQGNTTRIAQRGGLIWVLSGDVYNLPPGAESVVSNGSQVKVGSVLAETRLTSIGGGVVRHEPNSREIEIITASVLLDRSEVRKESSSGHDQYVIHTTDNQRFLLKAAPETKVQNHAIIAELIDDRYQTTTGGILRYADIEIAKGSRKAGYEVIKGGTLLWIPEETHEVNKDISLLQVEDGQFVEAATEVVKDIFCQSSGVVEVVQKNDILREIIVKPGDFHLDLDPDEVGIETGQLIPPGTEVLPGVVTTDLRQAEWIESTEGLGLLLRPVMEYPVSDEPAAPSQGSINELGGRQIELRSVQRLFYKDGERVKSVDGTHLLSTQLVLEITSLASDITPHLSADIELYNDEESDCQRLQLVILESLVLRRDLENDPYTGLIETTVLVTDGQQIPPGSVVAKTEIQCKEDGEVRGIKRGQEAIRRVLIVREEDRKTIVIPQKPTVSAGDLVVASTELAPGVIASDSGQVLEVKPSGSEYAITLRLARPYRVSAGAILHIDDGDLVQRGDNLVLLVFERSKTGDIIQGLPRIEELLEARKPKEACVLARKPGVCQVEYLEDESVDVKIIEDDGSISEYPILPNQNVMVSDNQRLDVGDPLTDGPANPHEILEVFFNYYVEREGVYEAAMKGLQAAQKFLVNQVQTVYQSQGIDISDKHIEVIVRQMTAKVRLDDGGETTMLPGELVELRQVEQVNEAMAITGGAPARYTPVLLGITKASLNTDSFISAASFQETTRVLTEAAIEGKSDWLRGLKENVIIGRLIPAGTGYNIHEDIIMGTNLENSEESGKNRSSLYGRENDRSLSDSNYDSARPSRLLVDNLDEVDEHMILDDNIARAYAETPWGMDADSDKNFIDDLFEDEDE, encoded by the coding sequence ATGACATTCTATAACCACATTGTTGATAAAGGTCGTCTAAAGAAATTAATTGCTTGGACTTACCGTAATTATGGCTCAGCACGCAGCGCTCAAATGGCTGATTTCCTCAAAGATCTCGGCTTCCGCTTTGCCACTAAAGCAGGAGTTTCCATAAGCATTGATGACTTGAAGATTCCCTCAAGTAAACGGGCCTTACTTGATAGTGCTGAACAAGAAATTCGGACTACTCAAGAACGATATGCACGAGGAGAAATTACTGAAGTTGAGCGTTTTCAAAAGGTAATTGACACCTGGAATAGTACCTCAGAAGAATTAAAAGATGAGGTTATTCGTAATTTCCAAGAGACTGATCCCCTAAATTCCGTCTATATGATGGCTTTTAGTGGTGCAAGAGGGAATATGAGCCAAGTGCGCCAGTTAGTGGGCATGCGGGGTCTGATGGCAGATCCTCAAGGGGAAATTATCGATTTACCCATTAAAACAAATTTTCGCGAGGGATTGACGGTTACTGAGTATATCATTTCTTCTTATGGGGCCCGTAAAGGGTTGGTAGATACCGCACTACGAACCGCAGATTCAGGTTATTTGACCCGTCGGTTGGTGGATGTAGCTCAGGATGTGATTATCCGTGAGGTAGATTGTGGGACAAGTCGCAGTCTGAAGGTGACAGCCATGAAAGACGGCGATCGCGTCAAAATTCCCTTAGTAGATCGTTTGTTAGGTCGGGTACTAGCAGAAGATATAGTAGTAGATGGGCAAATATTGGCTAAACGCAATCAAAGTATTGACCCAGAGTTGGCCGTGGCCATCAGTGAAAAGGTGGACGAGGTAATGGTGCGATCGCCCTTAACTTGTGAGGCAGCCCGTTCTGTGTGCCAAACCTGTTATGGTTGGAGTCTGGCAGTGGGTAAACAAGTAGATCTAGGTGAAGCAGTAGGTATTATTGCGGCTCAATCTATTGGAGAACCAGGGACTCAGTTAACCATGCGCACGTTCCACACAGGGGGCGTATTTACAGGAGAAGTGGCGCGCCAGGAGAAAGCCCCCGATATAGGTAAAGTCAAATGGGGTAAGGGTTTGAGTACCCGTAAAGTTCGGACTCGACATGGAGATGATGCCTTTGCGGTAGAAGTAGCTGGTGATTTGACTTGGGTGTCGACGACGGGAGAAAAATCGACGACTTATTCGGTCACACCGGGATCTTTGTTGTTTGTCGACAATGGGCAATCTGTAATTAAAGATCAGTTGTTGGCGGAGGTAACATCGGCTAAAGTGGCCAAGTCAACAGAACGAGCAACTAAGGACGTTTCAACGAATTTGGCCGGAGAAATTTTCTTTGCTAATTTGGTGGCAGAAGAAAAAACAGACCGTCAGGGGAATACAACTCGTATTGCTCAACGGGGGGGCCTAATTTGGGTTTTGTCTGGGGATGTGTATAATTTGCCCCCTGGTGCTGAATCCGTCGTGAGTAATGGTTCCCAGGTTAAAGTCGGATCGGTATTAGCCGAAACTCGCCTAACTTCTATTGGGGGCGGTGTGGTACGTCATGAGCCGAATAGTCGAGAAATTGAAATTATTACGGCTTCTGTGCTGTTAGATCGCTCAGAAGTGCGTAAGGAAAGTAGCTCAGGCCATGATCAATATGTGATTCATACTACCGATAATCAACGCTTTTTGTTGAAAGCGGCCCCGGAAACTAAAGTCCAAAATCATGCGATTATTGCTGAGTTGATTGATGATCGCTATCAAACAACGACAGGAGGGATTCTGCGTTATGCGGATATTGAAATCGCTAAGGGTAGTCGTAAGGCCGGTTATGAGGTGATTAAAGGGGGTACACTATTGTGGATTCCTGAAGAAACTCATGAGGTCAATAAGGATATTTCCTTATTACAGGTAGAAGACGGTCAGTTTGTTGAAGCGGCCACAGAAGTGGTTAAGGATATTTTCTGTCAGTCAAGTGGCGTAGTCGAAGTGGTGCAGAAAAATGATATTCTGCGGGAGATTATTGTTAAACCTGGAGATTTTCATCTGGATCTTGACCCCGATGAGGTGGGTATAGAAACCGGTCAATTGATTCCTCCTGGTACTGAGGTTTTACCTGGAGTGGTGACAACGGATCTGCGTCAGGCTGAATGGATTGAAAGCACTGAAGGATTGGGCTTGTTGTTACGTCCCGTGATGGAATATCCAGTGTCTGATGAACCGGCCGCCCCTTCTCAGGGTTCTATTAATGAACTGGGGGGACGACAAATTGAGTTGCGATCGGTACAACGTCTGTTCTATAAGGATGGAGAACGGGTCAAGTCGGTGGATGGGACTCATTTATTAAGTACCCAGTTGGTATTGGAGATTACCAGTCTTGCGTCGGATATTACGCCCCATTTGTCGGCGGATATTGAGTTGTATAATGATGAGGAGTCGGACTGTCAGCGTCTTCAGTTGGTAATTTTGGAATCATTGGTCTTACGTCGCGATCTTGAGAATGATCCTTATACTGGTCTAATTGAGACAACAGTATTAGTTACCGATGGACAACAAATTCCCCCAGGTTCAGTAGTAGCTAAAACGGAGATTCAGTGTAAAGAGGATGGAGAAGTTCGCGGGATTAAGCGCGGCCAAGAAGCAATTCGCCGGGTTCTGATTGTCAGGGAGGAAGATCGTAAAACCATTGTGATTCCCCAAAAACCGACAGTATCTGCTGGTGATCTAGTAGTAGCTTCTACTGAGTTGGCCCCTGGTGTCATTGCTTCGGATTCAGGGCAAGTGTTAGAAGTCAAGCCCAGTGGTTCGGAATATGCGATAACGTTGCGTTTAGCTCGTCCTTATCGGGTATCGGCAGGTGCTATTTTACACATCGATGATGGGGATTTGGTACAACGTGGGGACAATTTAGTATTACTGGTGTTTGAACGCTCAAAAACAGGGGATATTATTCAAGGTTTGCCTCGGATTGAGGAATTATTAGAGGCCCGCAAACCGAAGGAAGCTTGTGTCCTCGCCCGCAAACCTGGTGTTTGTCAGGTGGAATACCTCGAAGATGAGAGTGTTGATGTGAAAATTATTGAGGATGATGGCAGTATTAGTGAGTACCCCATTTTGCCCAATCAGAATGTTATGGTTTCTGATAATCAACGGCTAGATGTGGGAGATCCTTTAACTGATGGGCCGGCTAATCCTCATGAGATTTTGGAGGTTTTCTTTAATTATTATGTGGAACGAGAAGGGGTCTATGAAGCAGCCATGAAAGGGTTACAAGCTGCTCAGAAGTTCTTGGTTAATCAGGTGCAAACGGTTTATCAGTCTCAAGGGATTGATATTTCTGATAAGCATATTGAGGTGATTGTTCGTCAGATGACGGCTAAGGTTCGTCTTGATGATGGTGGAGAAACAACCATGTTACCAGGTGAGTTGGTGGAACTGCGTCAGGTTGAGCAAGTTAATGAGGCTATGGCTATTACGGGTGGTGCGCCGGCCCGTTATACTCCTGTATTATTGGGGATTACGAAAGCTTCTCTAAATACGGATAGCTTTATTAGTGCCGCTTCTTTCCAAGAGACTACTCGTGTCCTCACAGAAGCCGCTATTGAGGGTAAATCCGATTGGTTGCGCGGTTTGAAGGAAAATGTCATTATTGGTCGCTTGATTCCGGCAGGAACTGGCTACAATATCCATGAAGATATTATCATGGGAACGAATTTAGAAAATAGTGAGGAAAGTGGCAAAAATCGTTCTTCTTTGTATGGACGGGAAAATGATCGATCACTGAGTGATTCTAATTATGATTCTGCGCGTCCCTCTCGTCTGTTGGTGGATAATTTGGATGAAGTCGATGAGCATATGATCTTAGATGATAATATTGCTCGTGCTTATGCTGAGACTCCCTGGGGAATGGATGCTGATTCGGATAAGAATTTTATCGATGATTTGTTTGAGGATGAGGATGAATAA
- a CDS encoding TIGR03960 family B12-binding radical SAM protein, whose amino-acid sequence MTVAIEKLITPEIVKPARYLGNELGAKHKPWENANVRWVLTYPEVYELGASNLGHIILYNILNAQPRQLCDRAYLPAPDLAAKLKETQTPLFALESHRAVTDFDILGFNLSYELGATNILEMLHLAQIPLTWKERDQGNYPLIFAGGQTATSNPEPFADFFDFMALGDGEELLPEIGLILEQGKKNQLTKEALLLDLAQVPGVYVPRFYDVTPEGAVIPNHVDVPSRILRRVATPIPAYAIGLVPYIETIHDRLVVEIRRGCTRGCRFCQPGMLTRPARDVQPEDVIDAIEKGIRETGHNEFSLLSLSCSDYLALPSVGIEIKNRLKNENINLSLPSQRVDRFDENIANIIGGNRPSGLTFAPEAGTQRMRDVINKGLTNEELLRGIKIAVEQGWDKVKLYFMIGLPGETDTDVIGIVETVRWLRRECRLNGRKPLQFTITISNFTPKPHTPFQWHSVSTAEFKRKQDLLREEFRQVRGVKANYTDVRISGMEDFVGRGDRRLSSVIRRAWELGAGMDAWWENTEKAYRAWEQAIDEAGLSWKYRQVENGEWNIFDVYSKGQRPLTPTYDWPLPWDHVNTGIDKKWLKEDLQRALEAATVPDCAFDGCSHCGVCGLDFGHNIVVEPPPIPQFSGEFQANQERLQRFRVFFGKIGEMALVSHLDLVRLFDRGVRRGALPISFTGGYHPGPRISIANALTLGVTSNGEIVDFELTQWMDIEVFRQALEKQLPADIPIYNVEEVPIKSLAATRLLEKAEYLITVETEGLTSAEIWQTWVTNVLETVEINHEKTTKSGKKQTVNLRYRLFSLSVESTDNNSAVLRYIGSCRNDGTMLHPEQVILMLEQVSGQELHLLKVHRQQLILGVETEG is encoded by the coding sequence GTGACAGTTGCCATAGAAAAACTTATTACCCCTGAAATTGTTAAACCGGCCCGTTATTTGGGCAACGAATTAGGGGCTAAACATAAACCTTGGGAAAACGCTAACGTCCGGTGGGTGTTGACTTATCCCGAAGTTTACGAACTCGGAGCCTCTAATTTAGGGCATATTATCCTCTACAATATCTTAAATGCCCAACCTAGACAATTGTGCGATCGCGCTTACCTTCCGGCCCCAGATTTAGCGGCCAAACTCAAGGAAACTCAAACCCCTTTATTTGCCCTAGAATCTCACCGTGCAGTCACAGATTTTGATATTCTGGGATTTAACCTCAGTTACGAACTAGGAGCGACTAACATCTTAGAAATGCTCCATTTAGCGCAAATTCCTTTAACCTGGAAAGAAAGAGATCAAGGCAATTATCCTCTGATTTTTGCGGGGGGACAAACCGCTACCTCTAACCCTGAACCATTTGCCGACTTTTTCGATTTTATGGCTTTAGGGGACGGAGAAGAATTATTACCCGAAATTGGTTTAATTCTCGAACAAGGAAAGAAAAATCAGTTAACTAAAGAAGCTTTACTCTTAGATTTGGCCCAAGTTCCAGGGGTTTATGTCCCTCGTTTCTATGATGTTACCCCAGAAGGTGCGGTTATTCCGAATCATGTTGATGTTCCTAGTCGTATTTTACGTCGGGTAGCGACTCCTATTCCTGCTTATGCTATTGGGTTAGTTCCCTACATTGAAACTATCCATGATCGTTTAGTAGTAGAAATTCGACGGGGTTGTACTCGTGGGTGTCGTTTTTGTCAACCCGGAATGTTAACTCGTCCGGCCAGAGATGTTCAACCCGAAGATGTGATCGATGCGATTGAAAAAGGTATTAGAGAAACGGGACATAATGAATTTTCCTTGCTTTCTTTGAGTTGTTCCGATTATTTAGCACTTCCATCTGTTGGTATTGAGATCAAAAACCGTCTCAAAAACGAAAATATTAACCTTTCTTTACCTAGTCAAAGGGTTGATCGTTTTGATGAAAATATCGCTAACATTATTGGGGGAAACCGTCCGTCAGGCTTAACTTTTGCACCGGAAGCGGGAACCCAAAGGATGCGGGATGTCATTAATAAAGGGTTAACCAACGAAGAATTATTACGAGGTATTAAAATTGCCGTTGAACAAGGTTGGGATAAGGTTAAACTCTATTTTATGATTGGGTTGCCAGGGGAAACGGATACTGATGTCATTGGTATTGTGGAAACAGTGCGCTGGTTGCGTCGAGAATGTCGTTTAAACGGTCGCAAACCCCTACAATTTACCATTACCATCTCTAACTTTACTCCTAAACCTCACACGCCTTTTCAATGGCATTCCGTGTCTACGGCAGAATTTAAACGAAAACAAGACCTGTTAAGGGAGGAATTTCGCCAAGTAAGGGGAGTTAAAGCCAATTATACGGATGTGCGTATTTCTGGGATGGAAGATTTTGTCGGACGGGGTGACAGACGTTTATCCTCGGTTATTCGTCGCGCTTGGGAATTAGGGGCCGGTATGGATGCTTGGTGGGAAAATACGGAGAAAGCTTATCGGGCCTGGGAACAAGCTATTGATGAGGCCGGGTTAAGTTGGAAATATCGTCAAGTAGAAAACGGAGAATGGAATATTTTTGATGTTTATAGTAAGGGTCAACGGCCGTTGACCCCTACCTATGACTGGCCTTTACCTTGGGATCATGTGAATACGGGTATTGACAAAAAATGGTTAAAAGAGGATTTACAACGGGCCTTAGAAGCAGCAACGGTTCCTGATTGTGCTTTTGATGGTTGTTCCCATTGTGGGGTTTGTGGCTTAGATTTTGGACATAATATTGTGGTGGAACCCCCACCAATTCCTCAATTTAGCGGTGAGTTTCAGGCTAATCAAGAGCGGTTACAACGGTTTCGGGTGTTTTTTGGTAAAATTGGCGAAATGGCCTTGGTTAGCCACTTGGATTTAGTGAGGTTGTTTGATCGGGGTGTACGTCGTGGGGCCTTACCTATTTCTTTTACGGGGGGATATCATCCGGGCCCAAGAATTTCTATTGCTAATGCGTTAACTTTGGGAGTGACTAGCAATGGGGAAATTGTAGATTTTGAGTTAACTCAATGGATGGATATTGAGGTATTTCGTCAAGCTTTGGAAAAACAATTACCTGCAGATATTCCTATTTATAATGTTGAAGAAGTGCCGATTAAATCTTTAGCTGCGACTCGTTTATTAGAGAAAGCAGAGTATTTGATTACGGTTGAAACTGAGGGGTTAACTTCTGCTGAAATTTGGCAAACTTGGGTAACAAATGTGTTAGAAACTGTTGAGATCAATCACGAGAAAACTACTAAGTCAGGGAAAAAACAAACGGTTAATTTACGCTATCGCTTATTTTCTTTGTCGGTAGAA
- the rpoB gene encoding DNA-directed RNA polymerase subunit beta produces MSNLVYNYNLLPDLIEIQHSSFRWFLEEGLIEELNSFSPITDYTGKLELHFLGENYKLKEPKYDVDEAKRRDSTYSVQMYVPTRLINKETGEIKEQEVFIGDLPLMTDRGTFIINGAERVIVNQIVRSPGVYYKAEIDKNGRRTYSASLIPNRGAWLKFETDKNGLVWVRIDKTRKLSAQVLLKAIGLSDNEILDSLRHPEFYQRTLDKEGNPTEEDALLELYRKLRPGEPPTVSGGQQLLESRFFDCKRYDLGRVGRYKLNKKLRLSVADTIRVLQPTDILCAIDYLINLEFDTGNVDDIDHLGNRRVRSVGELLQNQVRVGLNRLERIIRERMTVSESDSLTPASLVNPKPLVAAIKEFFGSSQLSQFMDQTNPLAELTHKRRISALGPGGLTRERAGFAVRDIHPSHHGRICPVETPEGPNAGLIGSLATYARVNQYGFIETPYYKVENARARRDLDPVYLTADEEDDRRVAPGDLATDEDGNILGELVPIRYRQEFSTTSPEQVDYVAVSPVQIVSVATSMIPFLEHDDANRALMGSNMQRQAVPLLRPERPLVGTGLEAQAARDSGMVIVSRTEGIVTYVDANEIRVQVTGPETNEKYGTEITYLLQKYQRSNQDTCLNQRPLVYVGEDVVPGQVLADGSATEGGELALGQNILVAYMPWEGYNYEDAILISERLVYDDVYTSIHVEKYEIEARQTKLGPEEITREIPNVGEDALRHLDEQGIIRKGAWVEAGDILVGKVTPKGESDQPPEEKLLRAIFGEKARDVRDNSLRVPNGEKGRVVDVRVFTREQGDELPPGANMVVRSYVAQKRKIQVGDKMAGRHGNKGIISRILPIEDMPYLPDGRPVDIVLNPLGVPSRMNVGQVFECLLGWAGENLGVRFKVTPFDEMYGEESSRNTVHGLLESAAKKPRKNWIYDPENPGKIQVFDGRTGEPFDRPVTVGEAYMLKLVHLVDDKIHARSTGPYSLVTQQPLGGKAQQGGQRFGEMEVWALEAYGAAYILQELLTVKSDDMQGRNEALNAIVKGKPIPRPGTPESFKVLMRELQSLGLDIAVHKVETAEDGTSRDVEVDLMIDTQRRTPSRPTYESLTTEDLEEEEV; encoded by the coding sequence ATGTCTAATCTAGTCTATAACTATAACTTGCTCCCTGATTTAATCGAAATTCAACACTCTAGTTTTCGTTGGTTTCTGGAAGAAGGACTGATTGAAGAACTCAATAGTTTTTCTCCAATTACTGACTATACAGGAAAATTGGAACTCCATTTTTTAGGGGAAAATTACAAACTAAAAGAACCTAAATATGACGTTGATGAGGCAAAAAGACGGGATAGTACCTATTCCGTGCAGATGTATGTACCTACTCGTTTAATTAATAAAGAAACTGGGGAAATTAAAGAACAAGAAGTCTTTATTGGGGATTTACCCTTGATGACAGATCGGGGTACATTTATTATTAATGGAGCCGAACGAGTAATTGTTAACCAAATTGTTCGTTCTCCAGGAGTTTACTATAAAGCAGAAATTGATAAAAATGGACGACGGACTTATTCAGCATCATTGATTCCGAACCGGGGGGCCTGGTTAAAATTTGAAACCGATAAAAATGGCTTAGTTTGGGTAAGAATTGACAAAACCCGTAAATTATCAGCCCAAGTATTATTAAAAGCTATTGGGTTAAGTGACAATGAGATTCTCGACTCCTTACGTCATCCCGAATTTTATCAACGGACATTAGATAAAGAAGGAAATCCTACCGAAGAAGATGCACTACTAGAATTGTACCGGAAATTAAGACCAGGGGAACCCCCGACAGTCAGTGGGGGACAACAACTGCTCGAATCTCGCTTTTTTGACTGTAAACGCTATGATTTAGGGCGAGTTGGACGATATAAACTCAATAAAAAATTGCGTCTTAGTGTAGCTGATACCATTCGAGTACTGCAACCGACAGACATTTTATGCGCCATTGACTACCTGATTAACTTAGAATTTGACACAGGAAATGTTGACGATATTGACCATTTAGGGAACCGTCGGGTGCGTTCCGTGGGAGAATTGCTACAAAATCAGGTCAGAGTCGGGTTAAATCGCTTAGAACGGATTATTCGGGAACGGATGACCGTCAGTGAGTCCGATAGTTTGACTCCTGCGTCCCTAGTCAATCCTAAACCTTTAGTGGCAGCCATTAAAGAATTTTTCGGGTCATCTCAACTGTCCCAATTTATGGATCAAACGAATCCTTTAGCCGAATTAACCCATAAACGGCGGATTTCAGCATTAGGGCCAGGAGGACTAACCAGAGAAAGGGCCGGATTTGCGGTACGGGATATTCACCCTTCTCATCATGGACGAATTTGTCCGGTAGAAACCCCTGAAGGGCCCAACGCAGGATTAATTGGTTCTTTGGCCACTTATGCGCGGGTAAATCAATACGGATTTATAGAAACCCCTTACTATAAAGTAGAAAATGCCCGGGCCAGACGAGATTTAGACCCAGTTTATTTAACCGCAGACGAAGAAGATGATCGTCGGGTTGCCCCAGGAGATTTAGCCACCGATGAAGACGGTAATATTCTAGGGGAATTGGTGCCAATTCGCTACCGTCAGGAATTTTCCACCACCAGTCCCGAACAGGTAGATTATGTGGCGGTTTCTCCCGTGCAAATCGTGTCCGTAGCGACCTCTATGATTCCCTTCTTAGAACATGATGACGCTAACAGGGCCTTAATGGGGTCTAATATGCAGCGTCAAGCGGTTCCCCTCTTGCGGCCAGAACGTCCTTTAGTGGGGACAGGTTTAGAGGCCCAAGCGGCGCGAGATTCAGGGATGGTGATTGTGTCTCGGACGGAAGGGATAGTGACTTATGTGGATGCTAACGAAATTCGGGTACAAGTAACAGGCCCTGAAACCAATGAGAAATATGGCACAGAGATCACTTATCTGTTGCAGAAGTATCAAAGGTCTAACCAGGATACTTGTTTGAATCAACGGCCCCTCGTATATGTAGGGGAAGATGTGGTTCCGGGTCAAGTATTAGCGGATGGTTCGGCCACAGAAGGGGGTGAGTTAGCTTTAGGACAGAATATCTTAGTTGCTTATATGCCTTGGGAGGGATATAATTATGAAGATGCGATTCTGATTAGTGAAAGGCTGGTGTATGATGATGTTTATACCAGTATTCACGTGGAAAAATACGAAATTGAGGCACGACAAACGAAATTAGGACCCGAAGAGATTACCCGTGAAATTCCTAATGTAGGGGAAGATGCCTTAAGACATTTGGATGAACAGGGCATTATCCGTAAAGGTGCCTGGGTAGAAGCTGGGGATATTTTGGTAGGGAAAGTGACTCCCAAAGGAGAATCAGACCAACCCCCAGAAGAAAAGCTATTACGGGCAATTTTCGGCGAAAAAGCGCGGGATGTGCGGGATAATTCCCTACGGGTTCCCAACGGAGAAAAAGGCCGGGTGGTAGATGTACGGGTCTTTACTCGTGAACAGGGAGATGAGTTACCTCCTGGTGCGAATATGGTCGTCCGGTCTTATGTGGCCCAAAAACGGAAGATTCAGGTAGGGGATAAAATGGCGGGTCGTCATGGGAATAAGGGGATTATTTCTCGGATTTTGCCCATTGAGGATATGCCCTATTTACCCGATGGTCGTCCGGTGGATATTGTACTTAATCCTTTGGGTGTTCCTTCCAGGATGAACGTGGGACAAGTGTTTGAGTGTTTATTGGGATGGGCCGGAGAAAATTTAGGGGTAAGGTTTAAGGTAACTCCCTTTGATGAGATGTATGGGGAAGAATCTTCCCGTAATACGGTTCATGGGTTATTAGAAAGTGCGGCGAAAAAACCCCGAAAAAACTGGATTTATGACCCGGAAAATCCTGGGAAAATTCAGGTATTTGATGGACGCACAGGGGAACCTTTTGATCGTCCGGTGACAGTGGGTGAAGCTTATATGCTGAAACTGGTTCACTTAGTCGATGATAAGATTCATGCGCGTTCGACAGGCCCTTATTCTTTGGTGACGCAACAGCCTTTAGGGGGTAAAGCACAACAAGGGGGTCAACGATTTGGAGAGATGGAAGTATGGGCCTTAGAAGCTTATGGAGCGGCTTATATTTTGCAAGAACTGTTAACCGTTAAGTCTGACGATATGCAAGGACGTAATGAGGCTTTAAATGCCATCGTCAAAGGTAAACCGATCCCTCGCCCTGGTACTCCTGAATCATTTAAGGTTTTGATGCGGGAATTACAATCTCTGGGATTAGATATTGCGGTTCATAAAGTAGAAACGGCTGAAGATGGAACCAGTCGAGATGTGGAGGTGGATTTGATGATAGATACTCAACGGCGAACTCCGAGTCGTCCTACTTATGAATCTCTGACAACAGAAGATCTCGAAGAAGAAGAGGTTTAA
- a CDS encoding TatD family hydrolase, which translates to MRLIDTHVHINFNVFEKELDSLRERWQQAEVVHLVHSCVEPAEFKGIQSLADRFEEISFAVGLHPLDAHKWTENTAKEIQAYATSDRRVVAIGEMGLDYFKADNREWQKQVFESQLAIAKELDKAIIIHCRDAATELEDILTSFWQEVGPVRGVMHCWSGTPEETQRFLDLGFYISFSGIVTFKKAQEIQESAKIVPSDRLLIETDCPFLAPVPKRGKRNEPAYVRHVAEFLAQLREVPLDILAQQTTENACQLFQLSINS; encoded by the coding sequence ATGCGACTCATTGATACCCATGTTCACATTAACTTTAACGTTTTCGAGAAAGAGTTAGACTCCTTACGAGAACGTTGGCAACAAGCGGAAGTAGTTCACCTGGTTCATTCTTGCGTAGAACCCGCCGAATTTAAGGGTATCCAAAGTCTAGCCGATCGCTTTGAGGAAATCTCCTTTGCAGTGGGTTTACACCCCCTAGATGCCCACAAATGGACAGAAAACACCGCCAAGGAGATCCAAGCCTATGCTACCTCAGATCGGCGGGTAGTTGCCATCGGAGAAATGGGACTCGATTATTTTAAAGCCGATAACCGAGAATGGCAAAAACAAGTATTTGAGTCCCAACTGGCGATCGCCAAAGAACTTGATAAAGCCATTATTATTCATTGTCGGGATGCGGCAACTGAGTTAGAGGACATATTAACCTCATTTTGGCAGGAGGTGGGGCCAGTCAGAGGAGTCATGCACTGTTGGAGTGGAACACCCGAAGAAACCCAAAGATTTTTAGATCTGGGGTTTTATATTAGTTTTAGTGGTATTGTCACCTTTAAGAAAGCCCAAGAGATTCAAGAAAGTGCCAAAATAGTACCTAGCGATCGCTTATTAATTGAAACTGACTGTCCTTTTTTGGCCCCTGTCCCCAAACGAGGAAAACGCAATGAACCAGCATATGTTCGTCATGTCGCTGAATTTTTAGCCCAATTACGAGAGGTTCCCTTAGATATTCTAGCCCAACAAACCACCGAAAATGCCTGTCAACTGTTTCAATTATCAATTAATTCCTAA